The genome window CGCTGCTCTTTTCGTTTTATGCCGGTGTAAGTTTTGGTTCGGAGATCAGGACGTCGAGCGGAAATCCTAGGCCTTTGTGCAGATTACGAATCATTTCAATTGACAAGCCTCGTTTGCGATTCAGCACCCGGGATACATTGCCCTTATTCCCCATATAAGGCACAAGATCAGTTGCTTTCAAACCCATTTCCTCCATTCGGATTTTTATATATTCAATGGGATCCGGCTCCTCAATGGGAAAATTTTCCTGCTCATATTTGTTGACCAACAGCACCAGCAGATCCAATTCCTTCGCTTCCTTACTGGCTTGGGGAGCATCAAAGAGTTCATCAATGCGTGCGATTGCATTGTTGTATTCTTTCTCCGTTTCAATCAATTTTAATTCCATGTGCTTCATATCGTTCCCGCGTTTATCTTGTCGTAATCAGCATGTGTGCCGATCCATTTGATCATAATCCGTTGATGCTCGAAGTTGATCCTGGCGATCAGGCGGTAATGATTGCCTTTAATATTAAATATCAATCTGTTGTCTGCTATTAGGTCAACGCTTCTGAAATCATTTTTAACTGCATTGAAGTCTTTCCAATCCGCTTTTCTGACCGTCTTGAACCATGATGTCAAATAAGTTTTGGAATCGGAGTGCGTGGTATAGAATTCTCTTAATATCTTGAAACTGATAACATTCATCTTGTGTGTATCGTTGAAACACAAATATAGGATCAAAAGTTGTCATAGTGGCAACTCTTGATCCTATATTTATTCATTTTAGGTTTTTACAAAGCCTCCCCATTCCGAAACTCTTCCGAGGCCTTCTTCACAATCGGATCGCCTGCATGGAGGTCACCAAACACTTCTACCAGAGAATCCACGACGGTTCCGCGCTTCACAGGAACCCATTCTGCTTTTTTGTCTTTTTCGCGGATGACGAAGACTTGTTCGCTGGAATAGACTACGGCGGAGGTCGGGACAAATAGGGTGTTGGTGGTGCGGGCTGAATTGAGTGAAACCTGGGCGTACATGCCGGCTTTGAGTTCGTTGGAGCGGTTATCGACGTCAAATTCGGTCATCATGGAGCGGTTTTCTTCGGATAATGTTCGCGAACTTCTGGCGTAAATGCCTTTGTATTGCTTTTCAGGGCTTGCTGAAACGGTGAAGGCGATCTCGCCTTTGGAAGGGATTGCATTCGACAGGTT of Dyadobacter chenhuakuii contains these proteins:
- a CDS encoding helix-turn-helix domain-containing protein, producing MKHMELKLIETEKEYNNAIARIDELFDAPQASKEAKELDLLVLLVNKYEQENFPIEEPDPIEYIKIRMEEMGLKATDLVPYMGNKGNVSRVLNRKRGLSIEMIRNLHKGLGFPLDVLISEPKLTPA
- a CDS encoding type II toxin-antitoxin system HigB family toxin; the encoded protein is MNVISFKILREFYTTHSDSKTYLTSWFKTVRKADWKDFNAVKNDFRSVDLIADNRLIFNIKGNHYRLIARINFEHQRIMIKWIGTHADYDKINAGTI